The following coding sequences are from one Brienomyrus brachyistius isolate T26 chromosome 15, BBRACH_0.4, whole genome shotgun sequence window:
- the sec61g gene encoding protein transport protein Sec61 subunit gamma, producing MDQVMQFVEPSRQFVKDSIRLVKRCTKPDRKEFQKIAMATAIGFAIMGFIGFFVKLIHIPINNIIVGG from the exons ATGGATCAAGTAATGCAGTTTGTAGAACCCAGTCGTCAGTTTGTGAAGGACTCAATAAGACTAGTGAAGAGATGCACGAAACCGGACAGAAAAG AATTTCAGAAGATCGCCATGGCTACGGCAATTGGGTTTGCCATCATGGGCTTCATTGGCTTCTTTGTCAAGCTGATCCACATTCCCATTAACAACATCATTGT GGGTGGCTGA